ACGTCTCCGGTTTTCTCGGTATAGTTGAACTGAAAACCGAAATCCCGGTCAATGTTCAACGCGGCATTAACAATCGAACGGTCGGCAAACTGCTGGTCTCCGGAAGAAACGACACGCTGACGATTACCGGGTAGCTTTCCCTGCCCCAGGGCGATGTTGAGTTTGTTGCTGACTTTGTAAAACACCATGGCGTCACGCAACACATTCGGCACACCGGAATTGTCCCAGTCCATGTCGCCCCTACTGAAGCTCAGTTGGATCAGGTAGGTGAGCCGGGGATCGTACACCTGTCCTTCAAAGCGGAGGCGCATGCGTCGGACGCGGGCATCTACGGCAGATACATCCCAGGTGTCCTCGTCCTCTTGTGCGACGGTGAATGCAGCCCGGTTCTGGATCCGGAAGCGGATGTTCATGGTGAACGCGCTGTCCGGACTGGCAATGCCCAGGCCGTTCTTGAAGTTGAAGCTTGGAGCGGCGTTGTCCTGTGCGTTGATGCCGCTCTGCAGGAATAGGCTGCCAATAAAGAATAGTAGTAATGCTTTTTTCATTTGAAGGTTGGCTATCGGTCGCAAATTAAACCCAACCAACCCGGGGCTGTGTTAACTCAATATTAAATGTGAACGAAAAGTGAAAGAATAATTAAGTCAACATCGCTAATTCCGTCAATTTCACTGACTGGCAAAGGATCCCAGCCGGTTTAATTCCTCGGAGATCGATTTTTCCCAGTTCGCCTGTTGTTCGGGAATCAGGCCGTGTTCTGTTTCCCGGTCGTAGTCGGCCTGTCGAAGTTGATAGGCCTGCCATTCGGATTCGAAGATGGTTTTCAGAACGGAATCGTAGGTCAATAGACCCGGACTGGATTGGGTGAAGCGATCGCGCATCCGGCGGGCGTACAATTCGCAGATATCGAAATGCAGTTGTTCGTGGGCGAGCAGTCCATCCTGCAACTTGTCGGGTTTAACCCAGGAGGCTGGCTTGATAAAAGCCGGATGCAGCAGCAGCTCCAGAATAAGTGTGTCATCCCGATAGGCGGGCCGCGATGTGAAGGAATAGACGCAGGCACTGTTCGCGGAAAATACGACCTGTTGTTCGGGCTGTCCTTTGAAGTCGGCCCACTTCAGCCGATAGGCGGAACTCCATCGAATCGTATCAGCACTGACCGTGTCCCGAAAAGCGCCATCGTCCTGTAGTTCGATGCGTACGTGTTTGCACAGCGGTGGCTGGTTTCGGTTCTCTTTCGCCCAGCGGTCGAATCCGGATAGGGCTTGTTGCAGGGATCCGCCGATCAGTTTGTCGTAGATTCCGGGATTGGGCCCATGTACCACATAGGAGGGGGTTCCGCCTACCTGGTAGAGTTGAACGCGCTGGCCATCGACATCGCGATAGATGCGCACCTGAAATTCGAATTGGATGTTCCGTCGTGGTCCTGTGCGGTTTTCTTTCAACTGAAATTTCTCGAATGCCAGAACCAGTGCTACCTTACTCGTATCCGCGGCAGTACACGTTTGAACATAAGGCAGCAGATCTTTCGCGAGATCTTGTTTGAAGCGAATCGGTTGGACGGGACCGCCGCCGGATATACTACCGGCATCTCCGGCTTTCTTTCGTTCGTCTTCGACGCGGGCTATGTGGTACACCGACCCTTTCAATCCCCAATCGGTTGCCTGCAGATCCAATTGATTGTTTGGAACCTGGGCGCGCAGGGAAGAACTTCCGGTCAGCAGAAAGAAGGCGATCAGCCATCGATAGGTTCGGTCAATTCGCATTTGGATCCTTTGAAGGGGCGCAAAGTTCGCGATTAACCGCCATTCGACCAGAACAACGAAAAATGCACGAAATCCGCTATCTTTAACCACTTACAAGCGTCTAACGGATGGAATTCGTTTATCTTTTGGTGGGATTGGTAGTCGGTGTACTTCTCGGCTGGTTGCTGGGTAAAGCCGGGGTTCAATCGGTGCGGGAGGAACAGCGTACTGCGGTACAAGCCCTTGAAAGTGAACGGTCGGCCTTGGCTGAACGGGCACGTCAGCTGGAGCAGCAGTTGCAGGAAGGAAGGTCCAGGCAGGAGCAGGACCGACAGCAACAGCTCGAATTGAACGGAAAGCTGAGCGAAGCAGTGACCCTCAATCGCAACCTCCAGGAGAAGCTCCAATCCCAAAAGGCGGAACTCGAAGCGCTGCAGGATCGGTTTACCAAGGAGTTTGAGAATCTGGCGAACAGGATCCTGGAGGAGAAGAGCCAGAAGTTCGTTGAACAGAACCGCAACAACCTGGACGTGATCCTCAATCCGCTCAAAGAAAAGATCCGGGATTTCGAGCAAAAGGTCGATCAGGCATACAAGTCAGAAGCTGCTGAACGAAACAGTCTGAAAGGGGAGATCGGTAAACTGGTTGAACTTAACAAACAGATCAGCGACGAGGCGCACAACCTGGCTCGTGCACTGAAGGGTGATACCAAGAAGCAGGGTAACTGGGGCGAGTTCATCCTGGAGAAAATTCTGGAACACTCCGGATTGGAACGCGACCGCGAATTCAAAGTGCAACACAGCACGAGCAATGAGGAAGGTCGGCGGGTTCAACCCGATGTAGTCGTTTTTCTACCCGACAACAAGCACCTCATCGTCGACAGCAAAGTTTCCCTGGTTGCCTACGAAGCGATGGTGAATGCCGGCAGCGAGGAAGAGCGGGAACAGTATCTGCGAGAGCATGTGCAATCGGTCAAGAATCATGTACGGCAGCTTTCCGAGAAAAAGTACCAGTCGGCCGAAGGCATGAACGCCCCCGACTTTGTACTGCTGTTCATGCCGATCGAACCTTCCTTCAGCGTCGCCATTCAGGGTGATACCGAATTGTTCGCGTACGCCTGGGACCGTAAGATTGTCATCGTCAGTCCGAGTACCCTGCTGGCGACCCTGCGAACCATCGCTTCGCTTTGGAAGCAGGAGCGACAGACACGAAACGCCCTGGAGATCGCCCGCGTCGGCGGCGCCTTGTACGATAAGTTCAAAGGCTTCATCGATGACCTCATCGACGTTGGTAAGAAAATGGATGCCGCCAAGGCCGGCTACAGTGACGCGATGAACAAGCTATCGTCCGGCCCGGGCAACATCATCAAGCGAATTGAAGACTTGCGTAAACTTGGCGCGAAGTCCAGTAAGGAATTACCTCAGGCACTGGTAGAGCGTGCGCTCGAAAGCGGTGATACAGATGCTGCTCCCTGACTATAAGCCTGCACACGGGTACGGGATACGAAGCCTGTTCCTCCTGCTGTTCTTACTGCTGGGTGGGTGTTTCAGTCCCGGCGAACTTGCCAACCGCAACATGGCCGGTAATTATCGGCCAATGGACGGGCAATCCTTATCGGCTGAAGTGACGATCCGTCAAGTCAATGATTCCCTGGCACGTGTACTGATCCGAATCAAACCGGACGAGTACCTCTACGTGCGTCAGGAGGACAATCGATACCTCGCCACGGTTGGCATCCACTTGCAACTGGTCGAAAGCTACGACGTTCCGACTCGCTATGATAGCGCCGTCGCGCGTTATACGATGGACATGACGGAGAAAGGGAAGGCAAGGATTTTCGAAGTGGAACTGCCGGTACACCGGAAGGGTACCATCCTCCTGGAAACCGTGATCACCGATGAAGGCAAGGGCGCTTCCGCAACTTTTTTCATACCGTTTGCTCACCTTACCGCGCAATCCCGCCAGTGCTTCTGGGCTACCTTGCCGGATGGAACGCCGTTCTTTCGTGATCATGTGAAAGCCAACGACAGCTTGCGGATCTATTATCAGGACACGTCGACGGGCTTCCTTTGGTGTCATTACTACAAAAAGGATTTTCCGCTGGCCAACCCGCCGTTTTCATTTGATGCGCGTGAGCCCTTCGACTATCATGCGGATTCCGTCTTCCGATACGATTTGCAGGAGCATCCTGTTCTGACGTTGAATCGACGGGGATTTTATCATTTCCGGATCGATACCACGCGAAAGGAAGGTTTCACGATTTTTCGCTTCGGGGAGGATCATCCACAGGTCTCCGATGTCGACCAGATGCTGGAAGCATTGCGCTACCTGACGACCAGAAAAGAGTATGAGGAACTGAAGTCGAACCCGCATCCACGACAGACAGTGGATGGATTTTGGATAGAGCGGGGCGGCAATGAAGAACGGACACGTATGCTGATCCGGAAGTATTACACCCGGGTACAGGATGCGAATCGCTTTTTTTCCAGTTACACGGAAGGGTGGAGAACCGATCGTGGGATGATTTATGTCGTTCTCGGGGTGCCGAATACCATCTACCGCAGTGCGCAAAGTGAGACCTGGATTTATGGTACCGTCAACAACCCGGTATCTATCAATTTCTTCTTCACAAAAGTGGACAATCCCTTTACCGAAAACGACTACGCCCTTTCAAGGTCGCCGATCTATGAAACCAGTTGGTTCAGGGCGGTGGATGTCTGGCGTTCGGGGAGGGTCTATAACAATATGTACTGATGAGCAGGGAATTTAACCGGGAAGACCGGAAGCGTCCATCACAGGATGACGAGCAGATGATCTACGGGATCCACCCGGTCCTGGAAGCGTTGAATGCCGGTAAGGAGTTTGATCGGGTATTCATTCACCACGGCGCGCGGGGTGACGGCATTCAGCAGGTGAGGAGAATGTTGCGGGAGAAGCAGATCGCGTTTCAGGAGGTGCCGGTCGAGAAGTTGAACCGGCTGACACTTAAGAACCACCAGGATATCATCGCGTTCATTTCACCTATCTCGTATCAACCCCTGGAGGAAGTGGTCACGCGGGTCTTTGAGCAGGGGATGACGCCACTCGTACTGTTGCTGGATCGCATTACCGATGTGCGTAATTTCGGTGCGATTGCCCGTACAGCTGAATGCGCGGGTGTTCACGCGCTGGTCATTCCCAAGCGCGGAGCCGCCGCGGTTTCGGCGGACGCGATCCGCACCTCGGCAGGCGCGCTGCACAACCTTCCGGTTTGTCGTGTCGACCATTTGCGCGATGCCGTCCATTTGCTCAAGGAGTGTGGACTCAAGGTTTTCGCGGCCAGTGAGAAGGGCAAGACCTTTCATTTCAATGCTGACTTTTCCCAGCCGGCGGCCATCATCATGGGTTCGGAAGAGGATGGCGTTTCCTCCGATCTGCTCAAAGTGTGTGATCAATGGCTGCGCATTCCGATGACCGGTAAGGTGAGTTCGTTGAACGTATCAGTGGCCGCGGGTGTCTTGATCTTTGAAGCGCTGCGG
This genomic stretch from Bacteroidota bacterium harbors:
- the rlmB gene encoding 23S rRNA (guanosine(2251)-2'-O)-methyltransferase RlmB is translated as MSREFNREDRKRPSQDDEQMIYGIHPVLEALNAGKEFDRVFIHHGARGDGIQQVRRMLREKQIAFQEVPVEKLNRLTLKNHQDIIAFISPISYQPLEEVVTRVFEQGMTPLVLLLDRITDVRNFGAIARTAECAGVHALVIPKRGAAAVSADAIRTSAGALHNLPVCRVDHLRDAVHLLKECGLKVFAASEKGKTFHFNADFSQPAAIIMGSEEDGVSSDLLKVCDQWLRIPMTGKVSSLNVSVAAGVLIFEALRQRMSGAGESV
- a CDS encoding GWxTD domain-containing protein gives rise to the protein MLLPDYKPAHGYGIRSLFLLLFLLLGGCFSPGELANRNMAGNYRPMDGQSLSAEVTIRQVNDSLARVLIRIKPDEYLYVRQEDNRYLATVGIHLQLVESYDVPTRYDSAVARYTMDMTEKGKARIFEVELPVHRKGTILLETVITDEGKGASATFFIPFAHLTAQSRQCFWATLPDGTPFFRDHVKANDSLRIYYQDTSTGFLWCHYYKKDFPLANPPFSFDAREPFDYHADSVFRYDLQEHPVLTLNRRGFYHFRIDTTRKEGFTIFRFGEDHPQVSDVDQMLEALRYLTTRKEYEELKSNPHPRQTVDGFWIERGGNEERTRMLIRKYYTRVQDANRFFSSYTEGWRTDRGMIYVVLGVPNTIYRSAQSETWIYGTVNNPVSINFFFTKVDNPFTENDYALSRSPIYETSWFRAVDVWRSGRVYNNMY
- the rmuC gene encoding DNA recombination protein RmuC; translated protein: MEFVYLLVGLVVGVLLGWLLGKAGVQSVREEQRTAVQALESERSALAERARQLEQQLQEGRSRQEQDRQQQLELNGKLSEAVTLNRNLQEKLQSQKAELEALQDRFTKEFENLANRILEEKSQKFVEQNRNNLDVILNPLKEKIRDFEQKVDQAYKSEAAERNSLKGEIGKLVELNKQISDEAHNLARALKGDTKKQGNWGEFILEKILEHSGLERDREFKVQHSTSNEEGRRVQPDVVVFLPDNKHLIVDSKVSLVAYEAMVNAGSEEEREQYLREHVQSVKNHVRQLSEKKYQSAEGMNAPDFVLLFMPIEPSFSVAIQGDTELFAYAWDRKIVIVSPSTLLATLRTIASLWKQERQTRNALEIARVGGALYDKFKGFIDDLIDVGKKMDAAKAGYSDAMNKLSSGPGNIIKRIEDLRKLGAKSSKELPQALVERALESGDTDAAP